The Apium graveolens cultivar Ventura chromosome 10, ASM990537v1, whole genome shotgun sequence nucleotide sequence TGCGTAATGTATATTTTACATGTCTGAGATTTGATATTACATTTGTGACAAATATTTCACTGATCAGCTGTTTTACTTTTGTCAGTTTTCAGACACTTTCACCTGAAAGAAGCGCCGGAGCTAAATGGTTTAAAGATGCGTCTGTTCAAAATTTACCTGTGTTTGAGAAGCCTGATGACATTATTTCTTCAAGAGCTAGCTTTGATTCATCAGAAAGCTCTTCATACTGTTCCAGTAATGTGTCAAGCAAAGTTTTAGATCGTTACATTGTTGGGGAACAGTTGCAGGAAACCAGTGTTCCGAAGAACACTTGTCCCCAGAAAATCTGTGACGAAAATAGAAATTGTGGTGGAAAACGCCCCCCACGGGTTGCTATCCCAACTGATGGTGTGAATGAGAAACCAAGATCTCAATCTTTCAGAGAAACTAAAGAATCCAACCATTTTTTTTCAACAAAGGATTGGGTGGAAAATGGATTTGGGCATGAATCTCCTCGAAAAATTGCGAAGCATGTGATTGAAAGACTTTCTCAGGCTCGCCCTTTGCCTGTAGCAAGTTCCAGAGAGTTTGATTATGATATTCCATTTACAGTTGAAGACATATATCGCGGGGCAGTAAAGAAATCCTCAAGTTTAGACTCAGATGGGGGTCAACAAAAAGAGATTTTAGGCCTCGAAGAAAGGAATGGTTTTTGTTGCGAGACTCGTAGAAGTCCAGATTCTACTGCCACTGAACAGGATATAGATGAGAAACTACTTGCAAAACTCAAACATGCTGAGGAGCGGGCCATGTTTCTTTCTGAAGAGCTCAAGCAGGAAAGTTCTCTTCGCGTTGATGGAGTCAGCATGCAAGGACTTGTTCAAACTATTAGAAGCTTAGAAGAGGAGAGGTTTAACATGGCCCTAGAGGTTGCGGCAGTTTGGAAAGATCGAGTTGCCGAGAAAGCTTCGTTCACAGAAGAGCTCAGACTAGCTAATCTGGAACTGGATTCAAGGACACGGAAActggagaaagagaagaatgaGCTGCAGTTCACATTAGAGAAAGAGTTAGATAGAAGATCAAGTGACTGGTCATCGAAGCTTGAGAAGTACCAGACAGAAGAGCAAAGGCTACGTGAGAGGGTTAGGGAGCTCGCAGAGCAGAATGTGTCCCTCCAAAGAGAAGTCTCCTATTTTAGGGAGAGGGATACTTATTGTAGAAACCAGATTGTTTCGACTGAGAAACAGCTACAGGACCTGACTACAAGTATAGACCATGCAACAGCTGAGAATCAGAATCTCCGCGAAATTACTTGTGAGATGCAAGAAAAGTTCAGAGCAGCCGAAGAAGATCGTGACTGCATTCGCAGGAACTATGAGGAGAAAGAGAAAGAATGCAAAGACCTTCACAGATCTGTTACTAGAATGTTAAGAACCTGCAGTGAACAAGAGAAGACAATTAAAGGTCTAAGAGAGGAGCTTAGGGATGAAGTTGGGAAGAAAAGTTTAATGGACAACTTTGACAGTCATTTAGCTAATTTGCGAATGGAGCTCATGAGGTTGACGGGAGTAGAACAAAATCTAAGGAAGGAGGTGGAATCATGTAGGTTCGAAATTGATTCTCTTAGGCATGAGAATATAAATTTGTTGCATCGTCTGAAGGGAGACGGGGATGAAAACGGGTCAACTTTCAAGCTAGATCAGGAACTGTATGACTTTGTGTGCTGTTTGCAGAATAACGTGCCAATGTTTTTCAATGAGTGCATTCAGTTTTGTGCTAAACTGCTAAGGCACATAAAAGACATATCTGGACAGTCTTGTAATATCAAGCAGGGAATTGAAGTCACGGAGAATGGTCTAGATGGACAGTTTATTGTTGACGCTGATGTAAGAGTCCAGGGTTTCAAGCGGGGAGCAGAGAACCTGATACAGAGCTTACTGAGTGTTTCTTCTGTCTTGCAAGAAAAAGTGATAACTAAGGGATCACAGCAAAATAGCTTCAATAAAGGATCTTCCTACCTAAGTGATCAGAATATGGAGGTATGCAAATTACTGATCCTTGTGGTACATTGTCATTTTTTACTCCTTTCACCTAAAAGAGAATTTGACGATGGTAGTCTGATATGTCAGATTTTTTATCCGCTGATCTGTTCCACGTCATTTCATTTCACCTTGTGTTCGTTGATATTAACGGACTCTTTCTATACACACAGGAAAAGCTAAGATCGGAACTTGGAGCAGAAGTTTTGTTAACCAGGTTATTGCGTGAAAGGTTATACTCCAAGGAGCTTGATATCGAGCAACTTCAAGCTGAGCAAGCAGCATCTATTAGAGGTAATGATGTTCTTCGAGGAGAAGTGcaaaatacactagatacggtATCCTGCTTAACACACAAGATGAAAGACCTTGAAATTCAGGTAAGCTGTTAATAAATACTTTAAACTTTGGTACTTTTTATTGGGTTGCTTTGGTTATGTTCTGATAAAGATTAGTAAACTAGAAGAATAACATGTCTTGCTATCATTTACTTCCAagctatattattatatttattttcttAAACCAGCTTTTTGGTTGTAAAATATTACAAGCTTAAAATAGCAGCCCTAGCCCCTGAGCCAGTAAAAATTTATACTGAAACTGTAAAAAATGACCATGTATAACAATAAAAGTAACTGCAAAAACCGTATTCTTCTAAAGGCAGCCAATACTGGGGTAGGATATACCTCAAGGAAAAGAGAGTAAATGGTGATTAGTTACATATGCAAATATTATTCCGTAATTTATTATTTGATGATTCAACTTGTCTTGTACATAGTCAAGTACAAAGGTTGCCTTGAGCTCCAATCCTTTACACTAAATGATGTTCAACTAGGATACAATAACGTCACACCATCCTATACTATGTGGTAGTAATcttaaagaaagaaaaagaagagagGAAATTGATGAGAGAAATGGACGGGAATGATGTTCAGTATAATTTATTTACTGTGTTTCTTCTTTCTTAGTCTTTTTTAAAAGGGAGGAGAAAACTGGACCTGGGAAATAGATGGAATAACAGTATATTAACAAGTTAGTAATGAACACGAGGTTTGAAAATAATTAGGCATTTGCTGCTATTGATATTGATACATGCTTACACTTCTCCATATAATTTTCTCTGGATCGTTTTGAATTTCTAGTTAGTTAATTATCTTGTGTTTAAGATGCTTATTAATATATTTATCCAAATGGTCTGAATTTTATTAATAAACGATGAGATAATAAGTTCTCAATAGTAATCTTTGTTGGAACTCGAGAAAAAGTAAAAAGAGGAAACTGAGCAAGGAATAAATATCTCAAAGTTCCCAAAGTTCAGTCATTTAGTTATTCAGTCTTCTAAACTATATATGCCTTTCCATGTGTAGCGCCATACACGTTTGAAAAAATATGTTTCTTGTAAATTTTGGATTTTATGTCTTTCATTTTAGGATATTAGAATCAAAATTCTTAACAGTTCAATGTTCTAATTGGGATTCTGGAACGGGATATTTATACTGCTTCTTGATTGTTAAAATTAGATTCTACAGATTGAAAAATAATGCTTACTTTAATACAGATGATCAAAAAGGATGATAACATAAATCGACTTCAACATGACCTTCAAGTATGCAGAAAGGAATTGACAACTGTGAGAGGGATTTTGCCGAAAGTATCTGAAGAGAGAGATCTAATGTGGAGCAAAGTGAAAGAATACAGTGAAAATAACATGTTATTGGATTCTGAAGTTAATGTTTTAAAAAAGAAAGTGGAGAGCCTTGATGAAGAAGTGCTCCTCAAAGAAGGACAAATCACAATTCTAAAAGATAGCTTGGGTAAGCCTTTCGACCTTCTCGGTAGTCATAATTTAGCCGAAGATTTTTTGCTAGACTAATTAGTATAAAGTGGACTTTTCTTTCAACAGCTGCTGTCCATATATAATTGGTTTGTTTGCCATTTGACACTCATTTTATTGTTACTCAGATTTTAGTTTCATTTGTCAGTGAGATTTTGTTAGGGATGACAGGTATATAAATGGTTCTGTAACCAACCTAAGAGTTATCATTTTGGTGTGGATTCT carries:
- the LOC141690775 gene encoding uncharacterized protein LOC141690775; this encodes MKKFLFFKSSISANDNNSSTPPSKDKKSYLENSSYNGSKATDEVKTKKQVSGNQKPSISPSLWRSRSCTLGNVQESGLGQTNPCSSNCGNKSPCHSSISQNQFDLRSSRFQTLSPERSAGAKWFKDASVQNLPVFEKPDDIISSRASFDSSESSSYCSSNVSSKVLDRYIVGEQLQETSVPKNTCPQKICDENRNCGGKRPPRVAIPTDGVNEKPRSQSFRETKESNHFFSTKDWVENGFGHESPRKIAKHVIERLSQARPLPVASSREFDYDIPFTVEDIYRGAVKKSSSLDSDGGQQKEILGLEERNGFCCETRRSPDSTATEQDIDEKLLAKLKHAEERAMFLSEELKQESSLRVDGVSMQGLVQTIRSLEEERFNMALEVAAVWKDRVAEKASFTEELRLANLELDSRTRKLEKEKNELQFTLEKELDRRSSDWSSKLEKYQTEEQRLRERVRELAEQNVSLQREVSYFRERDTYCRNQIVSTEKQLQDLTTSIDHATAENQNLREITCEMQEKFRAAEEDRDCIRRNYEEKEKECKDLHRSVTRMLRTCSEQEKTIKGLREELRDEVGKKSLMDNFDSHLANLRMELMRLTGVEQNLRKEVESCRFEIDSLRHENINLLHRLKGDGDENGSTFKLDQELYDFVCCLQNNVPMFFNECIQFCAKLLRHIKDISGQSCNIKQGIEVTENGLDGQFIVDADVRVQGFKRGAENLIQSLLSVSSVLQEKVITKGSQQNSFNKGSSYLSDQNMEEKLRSELGAEVLLTRLLRERLYSKELDIEQLQAEQAASIRGNDVLRGEVQNTLDTVSCLTHKMKDLEIQMIKKDDNINRLQHDLQVCRKELTTVRGILPKVSEERDLMWSKVKEYSENNMLLDSEVNVLKKKVESLDEEVLLKEGQITILKDSLGKPFDLLGSHNLAEDFLLD